The following are encoded together in the Acetobacter vaccinii genome:
- a CDS encoding phosphoserine transaminase, producing MNAFSPSVASRPASRPHNPCFSSGPCAKRPGWDVSALSKALVGRSHRSAEGRARLNEVIVRSSRILGIPEGWKVGIVPASDTGAMEMALWSLLGERPVDVLAFESFSALWAQDIVSQLKLENARVLKADYGHLPALSDINWDHDVVLAWNGTTSGVCLPGPEAIPASHDGLVICDATSAAFAMDLPWDRLDVVTWSWQKALGGEAAHGMIALSPRAVQRLEAYQPPRGLPKIFRMTSKGALIDGIFKGDTINTPSMLCVEDALDSLIWAEAAGGLEGLKARSRASLAAVTEWVAQADWVEFLASHEAERSSTAICLRIVAPWFVALERSEQMAVLKKILALLEKEGVAFDIGSYRDAPVGLRIWGGATVEPADIKALLPWLDWAFAQVTPAA from the coding sequence ATGAACGCCTTTTCCCCTTCCGTGGCTTCTCGCCCGGCCAGCCGCCCCCATAATCCATGCTTTTCTTCCGGTCCTTGCGCCAAGCGCCCAGGGTGGGATGTTTCGGCACTGTCCAAGGCGTTGGTGGGGCGTTCGCACCGGTCGGCTGAAGGGCGCGCCCGGCTGAACGAGGTTATTGTCCGTTCCAGCCGTATTCTGGGCATCCCCGAAGGCTGGAAGGTCGGTATTGTACCTGCGTCGGATACAGGGGCCATGGAAATGGCACTGTGGTCCCTCCTGGGGGAACGCCCGGTGGACGTGCTGGCGTTTGAGAGTTTTTCCGCCCTGTGGGCGCAGGACATTGTGTCGCAGCTCAAGCTTGAGAATGCCCGTGTCCTGAAGGCCGATTACGGCCATCTGCCAGCCCTGTCTGACATCAACTGGGACCATGACGTGGTGCTGGCCTGGAATGGTACCACATCGGGCGTATGCCTGCCGGGGCCTGAGGCTATTCCCGCCAGCCACGACGGGCTGGTCATCTGCGATGCAACATCGGCTGCCTTTGCCATGGACCTGCCGTGGGACCGGCTGGATGTGGTGACATGGTCCTGGCAGAAAGCTTTGGGGGGTGAGGCCGCACACGGCATGATCGCCCTTTCGCCCCGTGCAGTACAGCGGCTTGAGGCCTACCAGCCCCCCCGTGGCCTGCCAAAAATCTTCCGCATGACCTCCAAGGGTGCGCTGATTGACGGCATCTTCAAAGGCGACACGATCAACACGCCTTCCATGCTGTGCGTGGAAGATGCGCTGGACAGCCTGATCTGGGCGGAAGCCGCAGGTGGGCTGGAGGGGCTGAAAGCCCGCAGCCGTGCCAGCCTTGCCGCTGTGACGGAATGGGTGGCGCAGGCTGACTGGGTTGAGTTTCTGGCCAGCCATGAGGCTGAGCGTTCCTCCACCGCTATTTGCCTGCGGATTGTTGCCCCCTGGTTTGTGGCGCTGGAGCGCTCCGAGCAGATGGCAGTCCTTAAAAAAATACTGGCCCTGCTGGAAAAGGAAGGCGTTGCCTTTGATATTGGCAGCTACCGTGATGCTCCGGTTGGTCTGCGGATATGGGGTGGTGCCACGGTTGAGCCTGCGGATATCAAAGCCCTGCTGCCCTGGCTGGACTGGGCCTTTGCCCAGGTCACTCCTGCGGCCTGA
- a CDS encoding BA14K family protein codes for MSIRFRMSLIGAGLACGLLAGCAATPGHGVSGRTPPQDFAPGLTGEEAHSGGLQNDPSAPANTPLCGTAEREAMAMGVQNYPQPLATGNSCVRNACFNTQTGTYIAADGTRRVCR; via the coding sequence ATGTCCATCCGTTTTCGAATGTCCTTGATTGGGGCCGGGCTTGCCTGTGGCCTTCTGGCAGGCTGTGCGGCAACGCCGGGCCATGGGGTATCGGGCCGGACCCCGCCCCAGGATTTTGCCCCCGGTCTGACGGGTGAGGAAGCCCATAGTGGCGGTTTGCAAAATGACCCCTCCGCCCCAGCCAACACCCCGCTGTGTGGCACGGCCGAGCGTGAAGCCATGGCCATGGGGGTGCAGAACTATCCGCAGCCTCTGGCTACGGGAAACTCCTGTGTGCGTAACGCCTGTTTCAATACCCAGACAGGCACCTATATTGCAGCGGATGGCACGCGCAGGGTCTGCCGTTAA
- the adhP gene encoding alcohol dehydrogenase AdhP, with the protein MSGTMKAAVVHEFGKPLSLEELAIPTINDTQVLVRMIACGVCHTDLHAARGDWPQKPTLPFIPGHEGVGTVVQVGREVSWVKVGDVVGIPWLHSACGHCPHCLGGWETLCPQQETSGYSVNGCFAEYTVADPNYVAHIPAGVDPIAVAPVLCAGLTVYKGLKMTDARPGDWVAISGVGGLGQMAVQYAIAMGMNVIAVDVSDEKLATAKRLGATHTVNALTTDPAAYIQKEVGGAHAGLITAVSTSAFEQAMGYIRAGGTLVLNGLPPGDFPISIFDMVMNAITIRGSIVGTRLDMIEALSFFAEGKVTSVTQTDTLENINHIFEKLEKGTVEGRIVLDFRN; encoded by the coding sequence ATGTCAGGCACTATGAAAGCCGCCGTTGTCCACGAATTCGGCAAACCGCTGAGCTTGGAAGAGCTGGCCATTCCCACCATTAACGACACACAGGTGCTGGTACGCATGATTGCCTGCGGTGTCTGCCACACCGACCTGCACGCCGCCCGGGGGGACTGGCCGCAAAAACCCACCCTGCCCTTTATTCCCGGCCACGAGGGCGTCGGCACCGTGGTGCAGGTTGGCCGGGAGGTAAGCTGGGTCAAGGTCGGGGATGTTGTCGGTATTCCCTGGCTACATTCAGCCTGTGGCCACTGTCCGCACTGCCTGGGCGGGTGGGAAACCCTGTGCCCGCAGCAGGAAACATCAGGCTATTCCGTCAACGGCTGCTTTGCCGAATACACTGTGGCCGACCCCAACTATGTTGCCCATATTCCCGCCGGGGTAGACCCGATTGCCGTCGCCCCCGTGCTCTGCGCCGGGCTGACAGTCTATAAGGGCCTGAAAATGACCGACGCCCGACCAGGCGACTGGGTTGCCATTTCGGGGGTTGGTGGCCTGGGGCAGATGGCCGTGCAATACGCCATTGCCATGGGCATGAATGTGATTGCCGTTGATGTCAGCGATGAAAAACTGGCCACAGCCAAACGGCTCGGTGCAACGCATACCGTCAACGCCCTCACGACTGACCCCGCTGCCTATATCCAGAAGGAAGTGGGGGGCGCTCACGCCGGTTTGATCACCGCCGTTTCGACCTCCGCTTTCGAGCAGGCCATGGGGTATATCCGCGCAGGCGGCACGCTTGTGCTCAATGGGCTGCCCCCAGGTGATTTCCCCATATCTATCTTCGATATGGTGATGAATGCCATCACTATCCGCGGCTCCATTGTCGGCACCCGACTGGACATGATCGAGGCTCTTTCCTTCTTCGCGGAAGGCAAGGTTACCTCTGTCACGCAGACCGATACTCTCGAAAACATCAATCACATCTTCGAGAAACTCGAAAAAGGCACTGTCGAAGGGCGTATTGTCCTCGACTTCAGGAACTGA
- a CDS encoding MFS transporter, which produces MRHTVPGTGMTQEDAAAATFRKITVMLIPYIFVCYLFNYLDRVNVGFAKLQMLDSLHMSETAYGFGAGVFFLGYIAFGLPSNLILAKIGPRRWLATIMTLWGLLSTALLFVHSAPVFYVLRFLTGLAEAGFFPGMVVYLTRWFPSYRQGRAMTLFMAAIPLSGVLGGPLSGTIMGKFSGGAWGLEAWQWLFLLEGLPTVLLGLGMLVFLRDDASEVTWLTAQEKSTMQDILQADRDAQPKQLADSFADVVRNPAIWSLGALYFCIQSSVYAINFWLPSIIKGSGFQNPETIGWLSAIPYVVACVFMVLAGRSADRQRERRWHLAVPLLMAAVGLGGAALCHGMPVLALMALSIATAGALSGLPLFWPLVNGYLSPMAVAGGVALINSLGQIAGFIIPYLVGWIKDATGGTQMALYCLVVLALVGVGLVLRIPAERVR; this is translated from the coding sequence ATGCGCCATACAGTGCCGGGCACAGGAATGACGCAGGAGGATGCGGCAGCGGCCACATTCCGCAAGATTACCGTTATGCTCATTCCCTATATTTTTGTCTGCTACCTGTTCAATTATCTGGACAGGGTCAACGTTGGCTTTGCCAAGTTGCAGATGCTCGACAGCCTGCACATGAGCGAAACAGCCTACGGGTTTGGGGCCGGGGTGTTTTTTCTGGGCTATATTGCCTTTGGCCTGCCCAGCAACCTGATCCTGGCCAAGATTGGCCCCCGGCGCTGGCTTGCAACCATTATGACACTATGGGGGCTGCTGTCCACGGCACTCCTGTTTGTACATTCTGCCCCTGTGTTCTATGTGCTGCGCTTTCTGACAGGTCTGGCGGAAGCTGGCTTCTTTCCCGGCATGGTGGTGTATCTGACACGCTGGTTCCCCTCATATCGGCAGGGGCGGGCCATGACGTTGTTTATGGCTGCCATTCCGCTGTCGGGCGTTCTGGGTGGACCGCTGTCTGGCACGATCATGGGCAAGTTTTCTGGCGGGGCCTGGGGGCTGGAAGCCTGGCAGTGGCTCTTTTTGCTGGAAGGGCTGCCCACGGTTCTGCTGGGTCTTGGGATGCTTGTCTTCCTGCGGGACGATGCCTCGGAGGTCACATGGCTGACCGCGCAGGAAAAATCCACCATGCAGGATATTCTGCAGGCGGACAGGGATGCCCAGCCAAAACAGCTTGCTGACAGCTTTGCTGATGTTGTGCGTAATCCTGCTATCTGGTCCCTTGGGGCGTTGTATTTTTGTATTCAGAGCAGCGTGTATGCCATCAATTTCTGGCTTCCCAGCATCATCAAGGGCAGTGGGTTCCAGAACCCGGAAACAATCGGCTGGCTGAGCGCCATTCCTTATGTTGTGGCCTGTGTGTTCATGGTGCTGGCCGGGCGGTCGGCAGACAGGCAGCGTGAACGCCGCTGGCATCTGGCCGTGCCGTTGCTGATGGCGGCTGTCGGGCTTGGGGGCGCTGCCCTGTGCCATGGCATGCCCGTGCTGGCACTGATGGCATTGAGCATTGCAACCGCAGGCGCTTTGTCGGGGTTGCCGCTGTTCTGGCCGTTGGTGAATGGGTACCTCAGCCCCATGGCGGTGGCCGGTGGGGTTGCGCTGATCAACTCCCTTGGGCAGATCGCGGGTTTTATCATTCCGTATCTGGTGGGTTGGATCAAGGACGCAACAGGCGGTACGCAGATGGCCCTGTATTGTCTGGTGGTTCTGGCTCTGGTTGGTGTGGGGCTTGTGCTCAGGATACCTGCCGAGCGCGTGCGCTGA
- a CDS encoding NUDIX hydrolase: MPNDNLPRVGCGAAIIQQGKVLLVRRRRAPEAGCWGLPGGKVDPFETIKTAVAREIREELGITIRPETLLCCVDQIDQAAGQHWVALVYRVAQYDGTPTIMEPDALSDMGWFALDTLPTPLTQATQQAVLALATPTGLSRS; this comes from the coding sequence ATGCCCAACGATAACCTGCCCCGTGTTGGCTGTGGGGCAGCGATTATCCAACAGGGTAAGGTCTTGCTGGTTCGCAGGCGTCGCGCGCCAGAGGCAGGCTGCTGGGGCCTGCCTGGGGGAAAGGTGGACCCGTTTGAAACCATCAAAACGGCTGTCGCGCGCGAGATCAGGGAGGAACTGGGCATAACAATCCGCCCAGAAACGCTTTTATGCTGCGTGGATCAGATTGATCAGGCTGCCGGACAGCATTGGGTCGCGTTGGTCTACAGAGTGGCACAGTATGACGGCACACCCACCATTATGGAGCCCGATGCCCTGTCTGACATGGGCTGGTTTGCTCTGGACACGCTCCCCACCCCGCTGACGCAGGCTACGCAACAGGCTGTCCTGGCATTGGCTACGCCAACGGGGCTGAGCCGCTCGTAG
- the xseA gene encoding exodeoxyribonuclease VII large subunit gives MHEDFGNTSSQAGVGNVPEYSVSEISGAIRRTLEGAFSRVRVRGEITEFKRYPSGHLYFSLKDEQGKLSGVVWRGSVSRLGLVPENGLEIIATGRISAYGERSSYQLVVERMEYAGEGALLARIERLRQRLAEEGLFEAARKQLLPLLPRVIGVVTSAQGAVLHDIRTTLRRRFPRPVVVWPVPVQGEGAALRIAAAIAGFDSLDGQGPVPRPDVLIVARGGGSLEDLMAFNDEAVVRAVAACRIPLISAVGHETDTTLIDFAADRRAPTPTAAAEMAVPVRSELLAEIAHRAARATGGLARQLQTARLRLDRAASGLPDLPSLLQTARMRLDDRSRRLDAALPAFVQHRRAALVAVERRMPAVDTLLAGRRTRLAVLGGGLVSGVRHTFQRWEVRQGRCRLSSAPLSALLREKRLALAGVAGQLEAVSPMAVLARGYALVSVGGQAVTSAAALRGGQNVALTFADGTREATITHGKGGHGQGEFDL, from the coding sequence ATGCACGAAGACTTTGGAAATACCTCGTCCCAGGCGGGTGTGGGCAATGTGCCCGAATACAGCGTATCGGAAATTTCCGGTGCGATCCGCCGTACGCTGGAAGGCGCTTTCAGCCGGGTGCGTGTGCGTGGCGAGATTACGGAGTTCAAGCGTTATCCGTCGGGGCATCTGTATTTCTCGCTCAAGGACGAGCAGGGCAAACTGTCGGGTGTGGTGTGGCGTGGGTCTGTTTCGCGCTTGGGGCTGGTGCCGGAAAACGGGCTGGAAATCATCGCGACAGGGCGGATTTCTGCCTATGGTGAGCGTTCAAGCTACCAGCTTGTGGTCGAGCGTATGGAGTATGCGGGCGAGGGTGCGCTGCTGGCCCGGATCGAGCGGCTGCGCCAGCGCCTGGCCGAGGAAGGGCTTTTTGAGGCAGCCCGCAAACAGCTGTTACCGCTGCTGCCACGAGTGATCGGGGTTGTAACGTCTGCTCAGGGTGCTGTTCTGCACGATATCCGCACAACATTGCGCCGTCGTTTCCCCCGGCCTGTGGTGGTGTGGCCTGTGCCTGTGCAGGGGGAGGGGGCTGCATTGAGAATCGCGGCCGCCATTGCCGGTTTTGACAGCCTGGACGGCCAGGGCCCGGTACCCCGCCCGGATGTGCTGATTGTGGCGCGAGGGGGCGGGTCGCTGGAAGACCTGATGGCGTTTAATGATGAAGCCGTGGTCCGGGCCGTGGCGGCCTGTCGTATCCCGCTTATTTCCGCCGTCGGGCATGAGACTGATACAACCCTGATTGACTTTGCCGCTGACAGGCGCGCGCCCACCCCCACGGCAGCGGCAGAAATGGCCGTGCCGGTGCGGAGCGAACTGCTGGCTGAGATTGCCCATCGGGCCGCTCGTGCAACAGGTGGGCTGGCCCGGCAGTTGCAGACCGCCCGCTTGCGGCTGGACCGTGCGGCTTCGGGCCTGCCCGACCTGCCCAGCCTGTTACAGACAGCCCGGATGCGGCTGGATGACAGAAGCCGCAGGCTTGATGCCGCCCTGCCTGCGTTTGTCCAGCATCGTCGGGCGGCTCTGGTTGCGGTGGAACGGCGCATGCCTGCGGTGGATACGTTGCTGGCCGGGCGGCGCACACGCCTTGCCGTGCTGGGGGGCGGGCTGGTGTCGGGCGTGCGGCATACCTTCCAACGGTGGGAGGTACGGCAGGGCCGGTGCCGCCTGTCCTCCGCCCCCCTGTCTGCCCTGCTGCGTGAGAAGCGCTTGGCATTGGCCGGAGTGGCAGGGCAGTTGGAGGCAGTATCCCCCATGGCGGTGCTGGCGCGTGGTTATGCGCTTGTCAGTGTCGGCGGGCAGGCTGTGACCAGTGCTGCGGCCCTGCGTGGTGGGCAGAATGTGGCGCTGACATTTGCCGATGGCACGCGGGAAGCCACCATCACCCACGGTAAAGGTGGTCACGGTCAGGGAGAGTTTGATCTCTGA
- a CDS encoding NAD-dependent succinate-semialdehyde dehydrogenase — MAYATINPFTEEALTSFPDSTAADIASALDKGHAAFLRWKKASHAQRGRVLQKAADLLRQNLDSYAKLLTLEMGKLFAEARAETELSAAIFEYYAIHAERLLAPEILPVSTLKEGRAKIVFEPQGIILAIEPWNFPFYQVARIIAPQLSAGNTVVLKHASNVPQCAAAMERLMLEAGLPEGGFKNLYATHDQLNTIIADPRVRGVALTGSEGAGAKVASEAGLALKKCTMELGGSDALIVLNDADLEKTVKWAVFGRHWNAGQVCVSAKRLIVEDGIYDTFVAQYRKGVAALRMGDPMDPATTLAPLSSRSAVDGLRQQVEQAVGHGAIAEEIPLDLPNHGCFFRPVLLSGLNETNPARLWEFFGPVSMLFRARDAEHAIAIANDSPYGLGGSIFTQDEERGAELARQIDTGMVYINHPTMVKADLPFGGVKRSGFGRELLDLGLKEFVNAKLIDIVDIDAPF; from the coding sequence ATGGCCTATGCGACAATCAATCCCTTCACCGAGGAAGCGCTGACATCCTTTCCCGACAGTACTGCTGCCGATATTGCCAGCGCGCTGGACAAAGGCCACGCGGCCTTCCTGCGCTGGAAAAAAGCCTCTCACGCCCAGCGCGGGCGTGTGCTGCAAAAAGCTGCTGATTTGCTGCGCCAGAATCTGGACAGCTACGCAAAGCTGCTGACCCTTGAAATGGGCAAGCTCTTTGCCGAGGCACGGGCCGAAACCGAACTGTCGGCCGCCATTTTTGAATATTACGCCATCCATGCAGAGCGCCTGCTGGCCCCCGAGATCCTGCCTGTCTCGACCCTGAAGGAAGGGCGCGCCAAGATTGTCTTTGAGCCGCAGGGCATTATCCTGGCCATCGAGCCATGGAACTTCCCGTTCTATCAGGTAGCCCGCATTATCGCGCCGCAGCTTTCTGCCGGGAATACGGTTGTTCTCAAACACGCTTCCAACGTGCCGCAGTGCGCCGCCGCCATGGAACGGTTGATGCTTGAAGCCGGGTTGCCCGAAGGTGGCTTTAAAAACCTCTACGCAACGCATGACCAGTTGAACACCATTATCGCTGACCCCCGCGTGCGGGGCGTGGCGCTGACAGGGTCGGAAGGTGCGGGGGCCAAGGTCGCATCGGAAGCCGGGCTGGCTTTGAAGAAATGCACCATGGAACTGGGCGGCTCGGACGCACTGATTGTGCTGAACGATGCTGATCTGGAAAAAACGGTGAAATGGGCCGTCTTTGGCCGCCACTGGAATGCAGGCCAGGTGTGTGTCAGCGCCAAGCGCCTGATTGTGGAAGACGGCATTTACGACACGTTTGTTGCCCAGTACCGCAAGGGTGTTGCCGCCCTGCGCATGGGCGACCCGATGGACCCCGCCACCACCCTTGCCCCGCTGTCGTCCCGCTCTGCCGTCGATGGCCTGCGCCAGCAGGTGGAGCAGGCCGTGGGCCATGGTGCCATTGCCGAGGAAATTCCGCTGGACCTGCCCAACCACGGCTGTTTTTTCCGCCCTGTGCTGCTCAGCGGCCTGAACGAAACCAACCCCGCCCGGCTGTGGGAATTCTTTGGCCCGGTCAGCATGCTGTTCCGCGCGCGTGATGCGGAACACGCCATCGCCATCGCCAACGACTCCCCCTACGGGCTGGGCGGTTCCATCTTCACTCAGGACGAGGAGCGCGGCGCAGAACTGGCACGCCAGATCGACACCGGCATGGTCTATATCAACCACCCGACCATGGTGAAGGCCGATCTGCCGTTTGGTGGCGTCAAACGCTCGGGCTTCGGTCGGGAACTGCTGGACCTGGGGCTGAAGGAATTTGTCAACGCCAAGCTGATCGATATCGTGGATATCGACGCACCGTTCTAA
- a CDS encoding LOG family protein, producing MRKICVFSGSSPGRDSHYHDAAVALGQLLAKRGIGLVYGGASVGLMAAVANATLAAGGNVIGVIPQALVAHEVAHTGLADLRIVGSMHERKALMAGLSDAFIALPGGIGTLEELFEVWTWTQLGTHAKPCAVLNVLGFYDKLLGFLDHVVDEAFLKPVHRKILLSADNPTTLLDQLAAQKLPSQTKWINNAQR from the coding sequence ATGCGAAAAATATGTGTCTTTTCCGGCTCCAGCCCCGGACGGGACAGCCATTACCATGATGCCGCCGTCGCACTGGGCCAGCTTTTGGCAAAACGGGGTATTGGTCTGGTCTATGGCGGGGCCTCGGTAGGGTTAATGGCTGCCGTGGCCAATGCCACCCTGGCAGCAGGCGGGAATGTTATTGGCGTTATCCCGCAGGCTCTGGTCGCGCATGAGGTTGCCCATACGGGTCTGGCTGACCTGCGTATTGTTGGCTCCATGCATGAACGCAAAGCCCTGATGGCCGGACTGTCCGATGCCTTTATCGCCCTGCCCGGCGGCATAGGCACGCTTGAAGAACTGTTTGAAGTCTGGACATGGACCCAGCTTGGCACCCACGCCAAGCCCTGCGCCGTCCTGAACGTACTGGGCTTTTACGATAAACTGCTTGGCTTTCTCGATCATGTTGTGGACGAGGCTTTTCTCAAACCCGTGCACCGCAAAATCCTGCTATCGGCTGACAACCCCACAACCCTGCTGGACCAGTTAGCGGCGCAGAAACTGCCCAGCCAGACCAAATGGATCAATAATGCCCAACGATAA
- a CDS encoding NAD(P) transhydrogenase subunit alpha: MESATSMTLLVALYIFMLAAFTGYVVISRVPSILHTPLMSGSNFIHGIVVVGALDALFNATTPLEQAIGFVGVFLGAGNVMGGYVVTDRMLAMFRPSQKPAAPTQEPPQHGQ; encoded by the coding sequence ATGGAATCCGCAACATCCATGACCCTTCTGGTCGCGCTTTATATTTTCATGCTGGCGGCCTTTACCGGCTACGTGGTGATCAGCCGCGTACCCTCCATCCTGCATACCCCACTGATGTCGGGGTCCAACTTTATCCACGGCATTGTGGTCGTGGGCGCGCTGGATGCGCTGTTTAACGCCACAACCCCGCTGGAACAGGCCATCGGTTTTGTGGGGGTCTTTCTGGGGGCTGGCAATGTCATGGGCGGTTATGTGGTGACAGACCGCATGCTGGCCATGTTCCGCCCCAGCCAGAAACCCGCAGCCCCAACACAGGAGCCCCCCCAACATGGTCAGTGA
- a CDS encoding NAD(P)(+) transhydrogenase (Re/Si-specific) subunit beta, which translates to MVSEYCTGLGGIVAAGLFIYGLKAMSSPVTAVSGIVAAGYGMLCVVVLTFLNLFHTTPEAQAHLPANIALALLALALGCAWAGWRGRTVQMTAMPQMVAIFNGMGGGSAACLAAVALLGGRAASPLHLGVTMIGALIGCISLSGSLIAWAKLDGRLNKPLRFGGQRVFNAGLFLVTLALGTLAVLQYGTPLAGAPSTLFFLAALLFGVCMTLPIGGADMPVVISLYNAFTGLAVGLEGYVMDNPALMIAGMVVGSAGALLTALMAKAMNRSLTNVLFSNFGDISATADGPQGTMKSAEASDAATNMRYAASVIIVPGYGLAVAQAQQKLYEFVKILVAAGVDVKFAIHPVAGRMPGHMNVLLAEAGVPYDMIYDMDDINDSFASTDVALIIGANDVVNPQALTDKTSPIYGMPILNAYKARQVFVIKRGAGTGYAGVQNPLFFEENCTMVFGDAQAVLSKMVEAAKALATA; encoded by the coding sequence ATGGTCAGTGAATACTGTACGGGCCTGGGTGGCATTGTTGCGGCCGGGCTGTTTATTTATGGCCTCAAGGCCATGTCCTCCCCCGTTACGGCGGTCTCGGGCATTGTTGCCGCTGGGTACGGCATGCTGTGCGTGGTGGTGCTGACCTTCCTCAACCTTTTCCATACCACGCCGGAAGCCCAGGCCCACCTGCCCGCCAACATTGCCCTGGCCCTGCTGGCTCTGGCGCTGGGCTGCGCCTGGGCTGGATGGCGGGGCCGCACCGTGCAGATGACCGCCATGCCGCAGATGGTGGCCATCTTCAACGGTATGGGGGGCGGGTCCGCCGCCTGCCTTGCCGCCGTAGCCTTACTGGGTGGTCGGGCGGCCTCCCCCCTGCATCTGGGAGTGACCATGATCGGGGCGCTGATCGGGTGTATCTCCCTCTCCGGCTCCCTCATCGCCTGGGCCAAGCTGGATGGCCGCCTGAACAAGCCACTACGCTTTGGCGGGCAGCGCGTGTTCAATGCCGGGTTGTTCTTGGTGACCCTCGCCCTCGGGACTTTGGCAGTGCTGCAATACGGCACCCCGCTGGCAGGTGCCCCCAGCACCCTGTTCTTTCTGGCTGCCCTTCTGTTTGGTGTGTGCATGACACTGCCCATTGGCGGTGCAGACATGCCGGTCGTGATTTCGCTCTACAATGCCTTTACCGGTCTGGCCGTGGGGCTTGAAGGGTATGTCATGGACAACCCCGCGCTGATGATTGCGGGCATGGTTGTGGGCTCGGCAGGTGCATTACTGACCGCCCTGATGGCCAAAGCCATGAACCGGTCATTGACCAACGTACTGTTCAGCAACTTTGGGGACATCTCGGCCACGGCTGATGGCCCCCAAGGCACCATGAAGTCGGCCGAGGCATCGGACGCGGCCACCAACATGCGGTATGCCGCCAGTGTCATTATTGTGCCCGGCTACGGCCTGGCTGTGGCGCAGGCACAGCAGAAGCTCTATGAATTTGTGAAAATTCTTGTTGCCGCAGGTGTGGATGTCAAATTTGCAATCCACCCCGTTGCAGGACGCATGCCCGGCCACATGAACGTGCTGCTGGCCGAGGCCGGTGTTCCCTATGACATGATTTACGACATGGACGACATCAACGACAGCTTTGCCAGCACCGATGTCGCCCTGATTATCGGCGCCAATGACGTGGTGAACCCGCAGGCCCTGACCGACAAGACCTCCCCCATTTACGGAATGCCAATCCTGAACGCGTACAAGGCCCGTCAGGTGTTTGTCATCAAGCGTGGGGCGGGGACAGGGTACGCCGGGGTGCAGAACCCGCTTTTCTTTGAAGAAAACTGCACCATGGTTTTTGGCGACGCCCAGGCCGTTCTGTCCAAAATGGTTGAAGCCGCCAAGGCGCTGGCAACAGCATAA